In Paenibacillus hexagrammi, the following are encoded in one genomic region:
- the glpK gene encoding glycerol kinase GlpK → MEAAGVKPTYILSLDQGTTSSRAILFNKQGDIVHTAQQEFRQHFPQPGWVEHDANDIWLSVLGVIATVLAESGVEPEQIAGIGITNQRETTVVWDRHTGMPVYRAIVWQSRQTADICEDLKAQGLEAMIKERTGLLIDAYFSGTKIKWILDHVEGAREKAERGDLLFGTIDTWILWRLTGGEQHVTDYSNASRTMLYNIRELKWDEELLAVLDIPIQMLPDVRSSSEIYGYTEESHFFGASIPIAGIAGDQQAALFGQACFDPGMAKNTYGTGCFMLMHTGSQLIPSPSGLLTTIAWGINGRVEYALEGSIFVAGSAIQWLRDGLQLIHSAQDTEAYATRVTSSDGVYVVPAFVGLGTPYWDSEVRGAVFGLTRGTSKEHFIRATLESLAYQTKDVLRAMEHDSGIALTKLRVDGGAVGNSFLMQFQSDMLGVTVERPRIRETTALGAAYLAGLAVGYWQDQAEIAAQWQVDRAFDQEMASKEQEKLYSGWQKAVKAAMAFK, encoded by the coding sequence ATGGAGGCTGCAGGCGTGAAACCTACATACATTTTGTCTCTCGACCAGGGGACGACAAGTTCAAGAGCGATCCTGTTTAACAAGCAAGGTGATATTGTTCATACCGCTCAGCAGGAATTCCGTCAGCATTTTCCCCAGCCGGGCTGGGTGGAGCATGATGCTAATGACATATGGCTATCTGTTCTTGGGGTTATCGCTACCGTGCTAGCGGAATCAGGGGTCGAACCGGAGCAAATTGCTGGCATTGGGATTACGAATCAGCGGGAAACGACGGTGGTATGGGACCGTCATACGGGTATGCCGGTCTATCGGGCTATTGTATGGCAGTCCCGCCAAACTGCGGATATATGTGAAGATTTAAAGGCGCAAGGTCTCGAAGCGATGATTAAGGAGCGAACAGGGCTACTAATTGACGCGTATTTTTCCGGGACCAAAATCAAATGGATTCTGGATCATGTCGAAGGAGCTAGGGAGAAGGCCGAGCGGGGAGACCTGCTGTTCGGCACGATTGATACCTGGATTCTCTGGCGGCTGACCGGGGGAGAGCAGCATGTGACGGATTATTCCAACGCTTCCCGGACCATGCTCTATAACATTCGCGAGCTCAAGTGGGATGAAGAATTGCTTGCTGTGCTGGATATCCCTATCCAGATGCTTCCTGACGTGAGGTCCTCGTCGGAAATCTATGGTTATACGGAAGAAAGTCATTTCTTTGGCGCTTCAATCCCGATTGCCGGTATTGCTGGAGATCAGCAGGCGGCTTTGTTTGGGCAGGCGTGCTTTGACCCAGGGATGGCGAAGAACACGTACGGCACGGGCTGCTTCATGCTGATGCATACAGGCAGTCAGTTGATTCCTTCGCCAAGCGGACTGCTCACGACGATTGCTTGGGGGATTAACGGACGTGTGGAGTACGCGCTGGAGGGGAGTATATTTGTAGCGGGCTCCGCCATCCAATGGCTGCGCGACGGACTGCAATTGATTCACAGCGCGCAAGACACGGAAGCATATGCGACCCGAGTAACGTCTTCAGATGGGGTCTACGTGGTGCCTGCATTCGTCGGGCTGGGTACCCCTTATTGGGACAGTGAGGTTCGCGGAGCCGTTTTTGGCTTGACGCGAGGCACGTCTAAGGAGCATTTTATTAGGGCTACGCTCGAGTCCCTTGCATATCAAACCAAGGATGTGCTGCGAGCCATGGAACATGACTCGGGTATTGCGCTAACGAAGCTGCGGGTGGATGGTGGCGCGGTAGGTAACAGCTTCCTGATGCAGTTCCAGAGCGATATGCTGGGGGTGACGGTGGAGAGGCCGCGCATTCGGGAAACAACGGCGCTGGGAGCCGCCTACTTGGCCGGGCTCGCTGTTGGGTACTGGCAAGACCAAGCGGAGATTGCCGCTCAGTGGCAGGTGGATCGCGCTTTTGATCAGGAGATGGCATCTAAGGAGCAGGAGAAGTTATACAGCGGCTGGCAGAAAGCAGTAAAAGCTGCCATGGCTTTTAAATAA
- a CDS encoding agmatine deiminase family protein: MNPRELNYKMPAEWTSHERTFISWPVKDSMVYPEDHASVSEGYAELVRALAEFEPVTVLVNPAEAEQVKALFDNDRIEFLEIEHNDAWLRDNGPTFVVNDKQEVAGVNWKFNAWGGKYSPWDLDDAVAPQILEHYKVKRFDASLVMEGGSIHVDGEGTLITTEECLLNTNRNPDLSREQIEDYLAEYVAAEKVIWLKNGLSGDETDGHVDNVACYAAPGKIIMQVCDDPEDENYAITQENLRILGEAVDARGRKLEVIPIQQPPKAMFEDSRLTLSYLNFYFVNGGIILPVFGGAAEETDKLAAKVLGEAFPDRKIRTINGMAIIKEGGNVHCTTQQMPAGKRG, from the coding sequence ATGAACCCTAGAGAATTGAATTATAAAATGCCTGCGGAATGGACGAGCCATGAGCGTACGTTCATCTCTTGGCCGGTGAAGGACTCCATGGTGTACCCGGAGGATCACGCTTCGGTGAGTGAGGGATATGCAGAGCTAGTGCGCGCGCTGGCTGAATTCGAGCCGGTCACGGTGCTGGTGAATCCGGCTGAGGCTGAGCAGGTGAAGGCTCTTTTTGATAACGACCGCATTGAGTTCCTGGAGATTGAGCACAACGATGCGTGGCTGAGAGACAATGGACCTACATTTGTCGTGAATGACAAGCAGGAAGTGGCCGGGGTGAATTGGAAGTTCAATGCATGGGGCGGCAAGTATTCCCCTTGGGATTTGGACGATGCGGTTGCGCCGCAAATTTTGGAGCACTATAAGGTAAAGCGGTTTGACGCTTCTCTTGTTATGGAAGGCGGCTCGATTCATGTTGATGGAGAAGGCACGCTCATTACAACAGAGGAATGCCTGCTAAATACGAACCGCAATCCGGATCTAAGCCGGGAGCAAATCGAAGATTACCTGGCGGAGTATGTGGCGGCAGAGAAGGTCATTTGGCTGAAGAACGGTCTCAGCGGCGATGAGACGGACGGACATGTAGATAATGTGGCATGTTATGCAGCACCCGGCAAAATCATCATGCAAGTGTGCGATGATCCGGAGGACGAGAACTACGCAATTACGCAGGAGAATCTGCGCATTCTTGGTGAAGCTGTTGATGCCCGCGGCCGCAAGCTGGAAGTGATCCCGATCCAGCAACCGCCGAAGGCGATGTTTGAGGACAGCCGGTTGACGCTAAGTTACCTGAACTTTTACTTTGTAAACGGCGGTATTATTTTGCCGGTATTCGGAGGAGCTGCTGAGGAAACGGACAAACTGGCTGCGAAAGTGCTTGGTGAAGCGTTCCCGGACCGCAAGATTCGCACGATTAACGGTATGGCGATTATTAAAGAAGGCGGCAATGTGCACTGCACTACGCAGCAGATGCCTGCCGGAAAACGCGGCTAG
- the aguB gene encoding N-carbamoylputrescine amidase: MRNVKVAATQMSCSTNIEENIRKAEGLVRQAAEQGAQIILIQELFETPYFCQKEKSDYYCYATELEQNKAVNHFKKIAKELQVVLPISFYEKKNYARYNSLAVIDADGEVLGTYRKSHIPDGPGYEEKFYFNPGDTGFKVWKTRYAKIGVGVCWDQWYPEAARCMALMGAELLFYPTAIGSEPQDGSIDSKDHWQMCMRGHAAANLMPVIASNRIGMESDEDSSITFYGSSFIAGPAGNKVAEAGREEETVLVAEFDLDQLEVQRIEWGIFRDRRPDLYRAIASYDGEQIIK; this comes from the coding sequence GTGAGAAATGTAAAAGTAGCGGCAACGCAAATGAGCTGCTCTACGAATATAGAAGAGAACATCCGCAAGGCAGAGGGGCTTGTTCGTCAGGCGGCAGAGCAGGGCGCGCAAATTATTTTGATTCAGGAGCTGTTCGAGACACCGTATTTCTGCCAGAAGGAGAAATCCGACTATTACTGCTACGCAACCGAGCTGGAGCAGAATAAAGCGGTCAATCATTTTAAGAAGATCGCCAAAGAGCTTCAGGTTGTGCTGCCGATTAGCTTTTATGAAAAGAAAAACTATGCCCGTTATAACTCGCTGGCAGTCATTGACGCAGACGGCGAAGTGCTTGGCACCTACCGGAAGAGCCATATTCCCGATGGTCCGGGGTATGAGGAGAAGTTTTATTTTAATCCGGGAGATACCGGCTTCAAAGTGTGGAAAACCCGCTACGCCAAGATCGGCGTCGGCGTCTGCTGGGATCAGTGGTACCCGGAGGCGGCCCGCTGCATGGCGCTGATGGGCGCGGAGCTGCTCTTCTACCCGACGGCGATAGGTTCTGAGCCGCAGGACGGTTCGATCGACTCCAAGGACCACTGGCAAATGTGCATGCGCGGTCACGCCGCGGCGAACTTGATGCCGGTCATTGCATCTAACCGTATTGGCATGGAATCCGATGAGGATTCGAGCATTACGTTCTATGGTTCTTCCTTCATTGCAGGTCCGGCGGGCAACAAGGTTGCCGAAGCGGGACGTGAGGAAGAGACGGTGCTGGTGGCTGAATTCGATCTGGATCAATTGGAAGTGCAGCGCATTGAGTGGGGTATTTTCCGCGACCGACGTCCGGACTTGTACCGTGCTATCGCCAGCTATGACGGAGAGCAAATCATCAAGTAA